ACAGGTAAGAgagatatttatataaattcgTTAATTTCAGTGATTTTATTGACTAAATTTAACCATGGAGATTGGAGTGTCGACTGGGCAAGAAAAATGTAGTTCAGTCGCAAGAAATTTGGTGTTTTATTACAGAGCTCGCTCTGACAGGAGAGTGTTGTGGTGGTGTTTAATTTCTAGAACGACGAGAGTGAGGCCATGAGTAAATATTCTTTTTAGATGTCGTTTTAGGAGATTGACACGTTGACTGTTCATTTGAGAGAGTGTACCGACACAGACCCTTTTCAATAAAAACTCGGTTATTTACGTTAATTATGTGGGATTTACTTGAAATTAACTTAAACTCCATGAGACTCTGTGAGTAGTCAATTTTTAATCATAGGACGAAAGCCAACTGTAGACGCTGTAATGGCTCAGAACAACGTTGGGCCCATCTCACGTGATGGTCTGACATTTCTCTGGGAAAGTCCATGATACTTCTTTTCATTTGACATTTACTATCGAAGCTTTCATAGCTCAGTTGGTTAGAGCACCCGTTTAGTAAGCGGGAGGTCTTGAGTTCAACTCTCAATGAAAGCAAATGTATATTTTTAATCTTGTTCACAGATTTCTGGGTACCATTTTGACCCTTTTAGAAGTTGAAAAGCTTCATCGATGAACCATTCTCATGATTCATGggtttttccttttcatttttcaTAGGCTAGTCAAATTTACAACTGAGAATGTAGCACAACCAAACAAAAAGTTATCACCATAGACATGAAAAGACAATCTGAAAATGAATACAGCCCTTTTCCATGCTATGGAATCATACTGTGTTGCTCCAAATTTATCAGTGCAATCGTACTCATACAAAGAATTGAGGAAATGGCATACTGCTTTCCCACAGCGTTCTTACATCTAGATTCTAGATTTGCTTGACCTATTTATTTATACAGTGCAATTGCCTAGGATTTCATTCACTAAATTATTTTAAGATTCAGAGTATATTCTCTCTAGCAGCCTTCCAGGTCTCTCCACTTGAGGTAAACCAGCCCCGCATGATAATGAGTGTAAGCCCCAGCCACTACAAATATATGGAAAAGTTGGTGGCTGTGCCCTGCAATGTCAAATTTTCCAGGCATCCATCGTTCTGGAATCCTTGTAGCATAAACCAACGCTCCAATTCCATACAGAACACCCATCAAAACTTCATAGCCTGTTGTATGGAGTGCCTCAGGCTGGTTCCAGAACAAGATAAGCTTGTGCAGGATTGGTGCTATTCCAGACAAGCCCATGCCAGAGAAGAGAGCTGCTCGTATGGTGCGAAACTCTGGCGTTTGAAACATTGGCAGGAGAGAAACCAAGATTGTGGCAATTCCCAATATGGTTATGAATCCCAAATAGAGGTTGCAGAAGAAAGGGTTACACATGAAGGAGTAATAAACAGGAGGGTAAAAGGAGGTACATATAAGGGCTGCAATTCCAGCATAGTCAAGTCTAAGCATAATGTATGACAAGCGTTCAGAATGGCAGGAGAGAAGGTGGCATGTGCTGCTAGCTAGCAAGCAAAACATGGCCCCGCCGAGGAAAGCAAAAAATGGCCATCGTGTGATTGGCCTCACCATCAGGGGGGCTATCATGTTTGCCACATCCTCCTTCACGCTAAGCTGCATTTAATAAGAGAACAGATCATTAGCTGCAAAAAATTTAAAGATGAAAGAAATTAGCCAACTGTTAACTACAAAATCAGAAAATAGACCATCACGgctaggggagagcagttttcggtttaaaccaaaAAACTGAATTGAAccgattcaattcggttcaatcggttcggttttaaaatttaattggttcgattcggtttataattttgataatttcggttaaatGGTTCGGtttggttattttcataaaaaataaaataaaataaaataaaaacgaaccgaaattattaatatatataggaaatcaaagaaaatcaaaccaaaccaaatcgaaccgaatcgacctgaaccgaaatcaaagaaaaccgaacctaaccttaagattttttagttttgatttctaatttttttttttgtttttatgttttattatttagatttaatgttaaaaatatgaaattttataaatttctgtttgatcggtttaaaactgaaccgaaccgatatttatcggttcgattcggttcgattttctcttattaattgatttggtttggtttttaaaatttttatttttgattttcgattttatcggttcgattcagttcgaaaccgaaccgaccgtttgcacacccctaatcaCGGCATCACCCCACCAAGGCACCACTCTCACACAGAAGTAATCAACTCAAATTTTTGTAGTTACAGAATCATTAGAAATATTTTTCTCGCAGAATGTTCAAGAAGGGTAAAAATTTTCTGTACTGACACATCACAGCCATACATACATGAATCATGAACTATAGGATGCAGCAAATTAACATCAGCAAATAGCAGCCACAATAGATAATAACCATCTCACACCTTTATATTCAAACAAGTTTTCTTTCGCATTCTCGTCCTTTGAATCTACCTCATTAGAAAAAATCTATTATAAATACCAGATAACCATATCAAATTTAAAACCTTTCATTTTGAATCCCTATATATTCAAATGCAATTTCAGTGCTTTTCTCAACATTCAAATCTGCCATCTATTTTCAACTAGTATCAAATCAAATTATATGCATAACCAAATAACCCAAATATAAGCTCTCTAATTCTGACCATTAATTAACTCATGCATCTTAGCATCCCCATAATATCTGCATTCCAATAAATTTAGGTGCAAATGACTTGAATGCCCACCATCTTCCTTGAAAATGAAGATCTGACTTGAATGCACATTTATTTTCAACATGTCATTTTTCTCATTACTACATGTTTTATTCAACCCCCCACCAGAAAGACACAGACACGTGCATGCAACATAAGAATTGTTTTGAAAACTAATTAATCTTAATGGATAATGAATTTAGGATAAAGAGATAAACAGTAAGAAAAGGGTCAAGGGAAACAGGTAACAAACAAGAATATAAACAATAATTCAGTAGAAAATACACATTAGCATTAGAAAATACAACCCTACAAAAGTTGAGCTAAAATATCTGTGGCATAGACAAATTTGGAAGTCATCCACAAGATAGCACCACCAACCACTTTGAACTTTTAAAATAATGAGTGAAATGACATACTAACAAAAATAAGGAAtagaaatttcataatcatatggTAAGATACAAAATTACCAACAGCTCAAAAGCATTAAAGAAAAAGAGCATTACCAGAACACAGACATCTGTGTGGTTGCCACTGAAGAATCTCTCAGGCAAGCAATTGTATAGAAGTTCCATAATGTGCCATCCTGAGAGAGATGGGAGCAAATCCATTGAGGGCAATGTAGTCTTTATTTCCTCCCTAAGTTTGTGAATATTAGGCATGGTGGGTAAAGAAGGAAGGCATTCATGCAATTTGTGCAAATCAGCTTTCAACACATCTGGAAGTTGTAGAGAGTGAAGATCAACAACCTTTGGAACCTTCATGGCAGTGTATATGGTCAGGGAAAGGAAAAGGAAGAACCCAATCAAATGCCTGCAACGAACAACATTTTGCCATTAAAGATAGGTCATATGGGAGCAGAATGTTTATTTTTTGAAACAAGAATAaggaaaaaaatttcaaaaaattgcaTTACCAAATTGTAACCACTTTATACCTATGCATGGAATTGATAGCCAAAATAAGGCAAATTTTCTAAAGAAATAACAGCTTGGAGGGGCTATGTAACATATTCTTACATGATTAGTCAGCAAAGACCCATACAAAAAGGTTAAGAAGGGAGAGCAAACAAATAAGCCATTAAATCTGCCAAAAAAGCTAGGGAAGGAGGGGAGGGGGGAAGGGGGGATGCTAGGTTCAGTGATTGGGAGCAGCAATAAACTGCTCAAGCCCTGATAATTAAACAAGAGTATTTGGTTATAAAATGTAATCAATAGCTACTAATTTCAGAAGTtctttttaaagctttttcttacAAGCTAATAGCTGCATAGAATTTTTAAATAGTTAAACTAAATTGTTCCAGCCGATATTTACTAATTACAAGCTTaccataaatatattaaattatcaaATTATTTATAACTGATGGAAACAATATATTATTATCAAAACATTAGGTATAATATAACACTTGATTTAACAATCCCATTTActttttcatataaaaataacAATGAAGATCTATAGACAACTAATTTTGATTTCATTAATCAATACACACAAATGGTCAAATTTACTATGTGTAAGTTCAATAGTTTTTGCATGGTCCCATAACTTTTAATGGTTGGATGTACAACCCTGGCAATACAGATCAGAGCATGCAAAATTTCAagtaaatcaaataaataaatattgtcacaATGCATCTTAAAAatgttaaatataattataattcaaAACCAAATTGTTGTATCatagaaaaaataattttcacaTTTGATTGACTAGAAACTTGACATAAATGATCTACATGTGTAAAATACTAAATCCAACCATCAGTTTGTAAATCAGACAACAAGCAATGGAGCCATCATATAAAAACACTGTTTAAATCAAATTGTgttgcataaaataaaaattaaaaaaaaaaaaaaaaaaacttacgtCCAAACATTTAAAGTCTCATTGTGGATGCTGAAGATGCTTAGCAGAACCTGCTTCATAGGCCATTCAGATCGATAATGGCCCACGATGTATTCATTGTCCCTTAAATAACCAGGCAAAGAATGATATTCTACTAGCTGGTACTTCACTTTCTTCCACAATCTCTTCCCTTTCCCTTCCACTGAAGAGCTCACTTGGTGCTTCTCCATTGTTTCAGATATAACCTTTGAGACCTCACTGCTTTGCTTTCCAATATCCATTATCTAAAAAAATATCAACACAAGTAACAAAGCAATTAGCAACAAGCAGAATATAAGTCTCTTCAATAGCTTCAAAAAAAAAAGGCCAAAGAAATGAAAACCCAAATTGTAGAATCATCCAAGGAATTCTAGAATtcaattagaaaattaaaaaaaaaaaaaaaaaggttctgCACTTGACATGATACTGCCTTTTTTAACCTTGACATTTCCAATTGTTCTTGAATTTTCTTGTCCTTTCTTTTTTCCCCCAATTTTAGCCAACCAACAACTTCAATAAATGTTAGCACTTAGCTGTAATTTTCCACGTATTCTAATCTCATGATTTGTAATAATGGGTCgacaagaaagaaaaagaaggaaaggcaagggatagacatccAGAAGAGAAGAACAGAGAAACAATACCTGAAATTGAAGAAGCACCCACTGAGAGAGAAAACCCAGATGGGGGTTCTTCGGAGAgagatttatatataatattctgAGGCGGGTATAAACAGAGCTGATGTCAAACGCGACAAAAGGGCACCAAGTGAAACCAAGGCGATTAAATTATATAAGAAACCAAGAAATGGGAAAAAAAGAAAGGAGCATAAATCTAACCGCCAGACGATAAGAGATTCAATGTTTGAAATTCTTGTAGATTGCAAGAAAAAGAAGACAGAAACACACGAGAAAAATTTGGACCTCAACGTGAGACATGAGACATCATCTTCTCGTTTTAAAGAAAGAGATAGAGATGCTTTGGGCTTTGAGGAGATGCGGAGAGAGAGAGGAGCAGGAGCAAGAGATGCTCTGACGATGCGGAGATGCCGAAGATGGATTCGGCGAGCACTAAACTCTAATGGTTGCGGATTTGGCacgactttcatgaagacaaagtCCTTTATGTATGATATTATGGGCGATATTTTATGTTGTAGTTAGGCATATTTTTCCcttgtattatatttttatttttatatataaatatacaaaTCTAAAAATGTactatttagtttattttcagtTTAGaaactatttaatatttattattattttttttattaatcaaattaattaaaatagaaaataatgaTAGATAGAGATTGaatatttgataaatttaaaaaaattatataattatattttttaaattataaatattaaataattaaattgaaaaaaaattattttaaaataatgaaaaaatattaaataatttatatattaaatatttttttcaaaatgaAATTTAAGTAATTGATTACGTTAAAATGCATTGATtacataataatattttttaaataaataactatgataataatttattaaaaatttatgtatTTTTATATTACATATATTATTCtttcatttattaaaaaaaaaaaatctctagtCTAACAATAaagtgaaaccacttcaagaatttactttaaaattcaaaatctcatcaatatatcTCATTTTCACAGTTAAAAAAAATCCATGattattaatacaaagaaaagtttGTATTTAAGCATAACAAAGGAGTGATCTTAGTAACATTCTTCATTTCTTAGGATTTTTATGATTTTGTTTCTTAAGATTTTAATGCAAAATATGCATGAGATTCAATCCACAAAttagtaattttattataaataaatataatttttattttatttatatcaatgaaatgtaatttaGGATGGAAAAAGTTAATTTTATGTATGAATGATTGACCCTTTTTTGAGAATTAAACAAGGtaaataaagagaaaagaaaagaaaaagaagcaaGTTGAATTTACTTTATATTGTTGggataaattattagaatataataagaatataatttatcattttaaagaaaaaaggaaaaataattattatatatatatatattctttatatCTACTATATAATAGGATATTTAAGTATTTAAATACCCATTTCTTTCTGTTTTCACCAATTTTAGGAAAAGATTTTGAGTTAAAtataatttcttcttttttcctcTCATTTCTCTTTCTCTCCTCTATTGATGTccaaataagaaaattaaaaatatatatataaatttattttcttttctcttctttccaTTTCCTTTAATCCAAACAAAAGGTAAGGGtgtcaatttttttaaatattccaTATATGTATTATATTAATTACTCCTATAATTTcactaaaataatttattttatttcatgaaaacctttaaaatattattatatttaataattttttatttgattttaaagaATATTATACCTATATAATTGGTATTTATATTAATAACTTATTGTTTGATCATTGACATGTAATATATGAAAAAATGATTGTACCCTTTAGTTTGTTTGCTTgtgattatttattataattgcaAGTGTTGAAATAATATTTTCTGCAATAAAAATTATGAAGACTCAATTTTGGAGTCAAATTAGAGATCAGTTCAATAACTATttaattgcatacattaaacataTCTTTGATAACATTGATAATGAAGTGATAAAAACAAATGCTTTCacaaaatcaaaattcatcaagaAAAATTGTAAATTTAAGATTATATGGAGAATTTATTATCTTatgaaattattttctttttctattaaattttccttatatGTTAAAAATGtacatgtattattatttttgctcttattaaatagttttttattgtatataatattttctttctctataaataaaataaaataattttttaatctcACTAACTCAATTTTTTGGCTCAGTCTCTGATAAAGGCTTAATgtgttttttttatatatataattaattctgATTGAAATTCGAATTTAAAATCTCCTAATTCTTAAGATTactcaatattaatttaattctcaatgatTAAAAGAGTAATAACTAGTTTGGCTAGCCAATCTAAAGTCATATTGCCCATGTTTAATGCACATGCCTATTAAAAACATCATGAGATATAGCAATCATATAATGagtcaaaaatgaaaatgaaacacAAAGACAAAAAGGAAAACAAGCATCGTTGCCTCTAAATAATAGGCTACAATTATTTCAAAACGCTTAATCATGCCTATATTGTTaagaaatattaatttttttagcaGATCACATATGGGCAAGTGATTGTAATAGGCCATTGTTAAAATCacgataattttaataaaatttttattctcGTATAACCCATTTATATTCAGttccaaaggaagaagaaaatcacGTCAAAGATGTCAAAGAAGCAGATAAGAGTTTAAGAAGTGAActgaaaagggaaaaaaaattaagTGCCAGGGAGGACTAATTTATAGGCAATTATGCTATGAGATTAAAATCAATCAATGGGCAAATTAATTTAAGTACTTATGAAAACGCACATttccaacccaaaataattaagaTCATGTTTCATATGGCGTAATAAATGTTATAATGTAACCATAATTATATTACATATTTGATTaccttatttattaaaataaaaaaattaatgtaataaaataataatcacataatataattaattatatttaaaataagataacggtaattatatataaaaataaatgtaaTCTTCATTACttgttttcaaattttttttatttatggttAATATTACTACCACCATTACTTAGCCACTATTGATACTATTACTGCTATTCCTATCttgtcaccaccaccaccaccactaccatcCTGTTACAACTATCGATATTATTACCGCTTAACTAACACTATCA
This sequence is a window from Hevea brasiliensis isolate MT/VB/25A 57/8 chromosome 10, ASM3005281v1, whole genome shotgun sequence. Protein-coding genes within it:
- the LOC110650637 gene encoding heptahelical transmembrane protein 4 isoform X2 — protein: MKVVPNPQPLEFSARRIHLRHLRIVRASLAPAPLSLRISSKPKASLSLSLKREDDVSCLTLRSKFFSCVSVFFFLQSTRISNIESLIVWRILYINLSPKNPHLGFLSQWVLLQFQIMDIGKQSSEVSKVISETMEKHQVSSSVEGKGKRLWKKVKYQLVEYHSLPGYLRDNEYIVGHYRSEWPMKQVLLSIFSIHNETLNVWTHLIGFFLFLSLTIYTAMKVPKVVDLHSLQLPDVLKADLHKLHECLPSLPTMPNIHKLREEIKTTLPSMDLLPSLSGWHIMELLYNCLPERFFSGNHTDVCVLLSVKEDVANMIAPLMVRPITRWPFFAFLGGAMFCLLASSTCHLLSCHSERLSYIMLRLDYAGIAALICTSFYPPVYYSFMCNPFFCNLYLGFITILGIATILVSLLPMFQTPEFRTIRAALFSGMGLSGIAPILHKLILFWNQPEALHTTGYEVLMGVLYGIGALVYATRIPERWMPGKFDIAGHSHQLFHIFVVAGAYTHYHAGLVYLKWRDLEGC
- the LOC110650637 gene encoding heptahelical transmembrane protein 4 isoform X1, with protein sequence MKVVPNPQPLEFSARRIHLRHLRIVRASLAPAPLSLRISSKPKASLSLSLKREDDVSCLTLRSKFFSCVSVFFFLQSTRISNIESLIVWRSVYTRLRILYINLSPKNPHLGFLSQWVLLQFQIMDIGKQSSEVSKVISETMEKHQVSSSVEGKGKRLWKKVKYQLVEYHSLPGYLRDNEYIVGHYRSEWPMKQVLLSIFSIHNETLNVWTHLIGFFLFLSLTIYTAMKVPKVVDLHSLQLPDVLKADLHKLHECLPSLPTMPNIHKLREEIKTTLPSMDLLPSLSGWHIMELLYNCLPERFFSGNHTDVCVLLSVKEDVANMIAPLMVRPITRWPFFAFLGGAMFCLLASSTCHLLSCHSERLSYIMLRLDYAGIAALICTSFYPPVYYSFMCNPFFCNLYLGFITILGIATILVSLLPMFQTPEFRTIRAALFSGMGLSGIAPILHKLILFWNQPEALHTTGYEVLMGVLYGIGALVYATRIPERWMPGKFDIAGHSHQLFHIFVVAGAYTHYHAGLVYLKWRDLEGC